The nucleotide sequence CATGCCGACGGCCTGCCCGGGCCCGACGAGCTGGCGCTGATGGAACCGCTGCGCGCCAGGCTCCGGCCCGAGGTGTTCGGGCCCGCGCCGGTGCCCGCGAGCACCGATCCGCCCGGCAGCCTGCGCGAAAACCTGCGCAAGGCGAGGGCGCTCTTGGCCGAGGCCGGCTGGACCTATCGCGACGGCGCGCTGCGCAACGCGAAGAACGAGGCCTTCACCATCGAGTTCCTCAACGACCAGCCCTCGCTGATCCGCGTGGCGACGCCGCTGCAGACCGCGCTCAAGAAGCTGGGCATCGAGATGAGCTTTCGCACCGTCGACTTCTCGCTCTCGCAGCAGCGGATGCAGAACTACGACTTCGACATGACCTCGATGCGGCTGCCGGGCAACAGCGCGCCGGGCGGCGAACTGTTCGAGCTGTTCGGCTCGAAGTCGGCCGAGACGCCGGGCTCCTCCAACTACTGGGGCATCGCCGATCCAGCGGTCGACGCCATCGTCGGCAAGGTGGTGTCGGCCACCACGCGCCCCGAGCTCACCACCGCCTTGCGCGTGCTCGACCGCGTGCTGTCGGCCGGCTACTACTCGATCCCGATGTACTACGGCAGCGCCTTCCTGGTCGGCTACCGCCCGGCCGGCGTGGTGCTGCCGCCGACCGTTCCGCCCTACTACGATGTGGGCGACTGGGCCCTCGCGACGTGGTGGGCCTCGCCGGCCAACAAGTAGCGCCCGCCGCACGAGAAGAGATCCGGAGCACGACAACCGCATGGCCAGCTACATCCTCAAGCGACTGCTGCTGATGATTCCCACGCTTCTGGGCGTGCTGATCATCACCTTCGGCGTGATCCAGTTCGTGCCGGGCGGTCCGGTCGAGCAAATGGTGGCGCAATTGCAGGGACGCGATTCGGGCGGCGAGCGGGCCGCGAGCAGCGGTGCCGGCTACCGCGGCCGCCAGGGCCTCGATCCGCAGCGCATCGAGGAGATCAAGAAGCTCTACGGCTTCGACAAGCCGGCCCACGAACGCCTGTGGACCATGCTCAAGTCCTTCGCGCGCTTCGACCTCGGCACCAGCTTCTACCAGCGCAAGGACGTGTGGGAACTGGTCAAGGAGAAGATGCCGGTCTCGATCAGCCTGGGCCTGTGGACCTTCTTCATCAGCTACCTGATCGCGGTGCCGCTGGGCGTGGCCAAGGCGGTGCGCGCCGGCTCGCGCTTCGACTTCCTCACCACGCTGATCGTGCTCGTGGGCTATGCCATCCCGGGCTTCGTGCTCGGCGTGGCGCTGCTGGTGATCTTTGGCGGCCAGCTGCAGTGGTTCCCGCTGCGCGGCCTCACCTCGCCGAACTGGGAGAGCCTGAGCTGGGGCGCGCGCATCGTCGACTACCTCTGGCACATCGCGCTGCCGGTCACGGCCATGGTGATCGGCAGCTTCGCGGTGACGGCGATGCTGACCAAGAACTCCTTCCTCGAGGAGATCCGCAAGCAGTACGTGCTGACCGCGCGCGCCAAGGGCCTCGCCGAGCGGCAGGTGCTCTGGAAGCACGTGTTCCGCAACGCGCTGATCCCGATCATCACGGGCTTTCCGGCCGCCTTCATCGGCGCCTTCTTCACCGGCTCGCTGCTGATCGAGACGCTGTTCACGCTCGACGGCCTGGGCCTCTTGAGCTACGAGAGCGTGATCCGGCGCGACTACCCGGTGGTGCTGGGCACGCTCTACCTGTTCACGCTGATCGGGCTGGTGACCAAGCTGATTTCCGATCTCTGCTATGTCTGGGTCGATCCGAGGGTGAAATTTGACTGAATCGATGCCCACTCCCGCCACGCCGCGTCCGCCGGCCAGGTCGGACAGCCCCGGCCGGCGCGCCTGGCGCCGTTTCCGCCGCAATCCGCTGGGCTTCTGGAGCCTGGTCCTGTTCTCCGTGCTGGTGGTGCTGAGCCTGTTCGCCGAGCTGCTGTCCACCGACAAGCCGCTGGTGGTGCACTACGAGGGCCAGACCTACTTCCCGGTGCTGCGCGACTACTCCGAGAAGACCTTCGGCGGCGACTTCGAGACCCCGGCCGACTACCTCGATCCCTTCATCCGCGACCGCATCACGGCCGGCGCCAACTGGGCGCTCTACGCGCCCAATCCCTATGGCCCGCGCACGCTCAACTACTTCGCCAAGCAGCCCAATCCGGCCGCGCCCTCGGGCGAGAACCTGCTGGGCACCGACGACCGCGGGCGCGACCTGCTGGCGCAGCTGATCTACGGCTTTCGCGTCAGCGTGCTGTTCGCGCTGGCGCTCACAGCGGTGGGCGTGGTGCTGGGCATCGCCATCGGCGCGATCCAGGGTTTCTTCGCGGGCAAGACAGACCTGTTCCTGCAGCGGCTGCTCGAGATCTGGGGTTCGATGCCCGAGCTCTACCTGCTGATCATCTTCAGCGCCATCTTCACGCCCAGCGTGCTGCTGCTGCTGGTGCTGCTGAGCCTGTTCGGCTGGATGTCGCTGGCCGACTACGTGCGTGCCGAGTTCCTGCGCAACCGCCAGATGGACTACGTGCGCGCCGCGCGCGCGCTCGGCGTGAGCAACCTGCAGATCATGCGGCGCCACATCCTGCCCAACAGCATGGTGCCGGTCGTCACCTTCCTGCCGTTCCGCATGAGCGCGGCCATCCTCGCGCTGACCTCGCTCGACTTCCTCGGGCTCGGCGTGCCGCCGGGCACGCCCTCGCTGGGCGAACTGCTCAACCAGGGCAAGGCGAACATCGACGCCTGGTGGATCTCGATGTCCACCTTCGGCGTGCTGGTGTTCACCCTGATGCTGCTGACCTTCATGGGCGACGCGCTGCGCGACGCCCTCGATCCACGGAAGGCCGACAAGTGAAGCCGGGCGAATCCTCCCTCGCGGCCGGCGCGCCGCTGCTCGACGTGCGCGGCCTGCGCGTGGCCTTCGGCGGCAAGCCGGTGGTGCACGGCGTCGATTTCCAGATCGCGGCCGGCGAGAAGTTCGCGCTGGTGGGCGAATCGGGCTCGGGCAAGACCGTCACCGCGCTGTCGCTGCTGCGGCTGGTGCAGAACGCCGAGCTCTCGGGTTCGGCGCGCCTCTTCGATGCCGAGCACGCGCGGGACGGGCGCGACCTGCTGTCGATCCCCGAGCGCGAGCTGCGCGGCATCCGCGGCAAGGAGATCGCGATGATCTTCCAGGAGCCGATGACCGCGCTCAACGCGCTCTACAGCGTGGGCGACCAGATCGCCGAGGTGCTGGAGCTGCACGAGGGCCTGCCGGCGCGCGCCGCGCAGGAGGCCGCGGTGCAGCTGCTGGCCGACACCGGCATTCCCGAACCGGCGCGGCGCGCGCGCGCGCTGCCGCACCAGCTCTCGGGCGGCCAGCGCCAGCGCGCCATGATCGCTATGGCGCTGGCCTGCCGGCCGCGCCTGCTGCTGGCCGACGAACCGACCACCGCGCTCGACGTGACGGTGCGCGCGCAGATCCTCGCGCTGCTGGCCGAGCTGCAGCGCAAGTACGGCATGGCGGTGCTGCTGATCACCCACGACCTGAACCTGGTGCGGCACTTCGCCGACCGCGTCGCGGTGATGGAGCAGGGCCATATCGTCGAGCACGGCCCGGTCGCGGGCGTGTTCGAGGCACCACGGCATCCCTACACGCGCAAGCTGATCGACAGCCATCCCACGCGCGACGTGACGCCCGCGCCGGCACGCCCCGACGCGGCGCCGATCCTCTCGGCCACGGGCTTGCGCGTGAGCTACCCGGTGCCCAAGCCGGGTTTCGCCGGCTGGTTCGGCAAGGGCGAGTTCGTGGCGGTGCAGGGCGCCGATTTCCGCATCGCCCCCGGCGAAACCCTGGGCGTGGTCGGCGAGTCGGGCTCGGGCAAGTCGACCCTGGCGCTGGCCGCGCTGGGGCTGCTGCGCTTCCAGGGCGCGCTCAAGGTCGAGGGGCAGGGCTGGGGGCAGGGCCAGGCGTCCGATCTCGCGCTGCGGCGCGCGATGCAGGTGGTGTTCCAGGACCCGTTCTCCTCGCTCTCGCCGCGCATGACCGTCGAGCAGATCGTCGGCGAGGGCCTGCTGGTGCACGCGCCCGAGCTCAAGGCGTCCGACCGGCGCGCGCGCGCGCTGCAGGCGCTGGCCGACGTCGGGTTGACCGAGGCGCAGTTCCCGGCGCTGCTCGACCGCTATCCGCACGAGTTCTCGGGCGGTCAGCGGCAGCGGCTGGCGATCGCGCGCGCGCTGATCGTCGATCCGCGCCTGCTGGTGCTCGATGAGCCCACCAGCGCGCTCGACGTCACGATCCAGAAGCAGGTGCTCGGGCTGCTGCAGCGGCTGCAGCGCGAACGCGGGCTGAGCTATCTGCTGATCACGCACGACGTGGAGGTGATCCGCGCCATGGCGCACCAGGTCATCGTCATGAAGGACGGGGCCATCCTCGAATCGGGCCCGGTCGACCGGGTGCTCGACGCGCCCGAACACCCCTACACGCAGAAACTGGTGGCCGCCGCGCAACTGGCCTGAGGGCGGGCGCCACCCACAACAACGAGCATTGCGCGAAAAGATGTCGGAAACCGGACAAGACAGGCGCGGCGCCTGGCGGGCGGCGCTCGCCTGCATGGTGACGCTGGCGGTGGCCATGGGGCTGGGGCGCTTCGCCTTCACGCCGATGCTGCCGATCATGCTGCACGAGGGCAAGCTCGAGCTCGAGGCGGGCGGGCTGCTGGCCTCGCTCAACTACCTCGGCTACTTCGTCGGCGCGGTCAGCTGCGCCGCCATCGGCGTGCGCGCCAAGACCATGGTGCGCGGCGGGCTGCTGGCCACCGCCGCGCTGCTGATCGGCATGGGGCTCTTGCACAGCTTCGGTGCCTGGGGCGTGCTGCGCGCGGCGGCCGGCGTGATGAGCGCCTGGGTGTTCGTGTTCGCCTCGAGCTGGGGCCTGCGCCGGCTGGCCGAAACGCGTTCGCCGGCGCTCGGTGGCGTGATCTACACCGGCCCGGGCGTCGGCATCGCCATGACGGGGCTGTTGGGCGGGGCGCTCGGCCGCTGGGGCTCCGAAACCGGCTGGATCGGCCTGGGCCTGCTGGCGCTGGTGCTGATCGCGGTGATCTGGCGCGTCTTCAACGACGGCGAGCAGGCGGTGGCCGGCGCGGCGCCGAGCGCTCCCGCCGCGGCGCCGAGTGCGCGGGATTCGGCCGCGGCGCGCACCGATGCGATCTGGCTGGTCGCGCTCTACGGGCTGGCGGGCTTCGGCTACATCATCACCGCCACCTTCCTGCCGGTGATCGCGCGCCAGGCGCTGCCGGGCTCGTTCTGGCCCGACTATTTCTGGCCGCTGTTCGGCGCCGCCATCATCCCGGGCGCGCTGATCGGCGCGCGCGCGCCGGTGCATTGGGACAACCGCCTGCTGCTGGCGATCGCCTATGCGCTGCAGGCGGTTGGGGTGGTGCTGTCGGTGGCCTGGCCCAGCGTGGTCGGCTTCGCGCTCGGCAGCCTGCTGCTGGGCATGCCGTTCACCGCCATCACGCTGTTCGCGGTGCGCGACGCGCGCCGGCTGCGTGGCAACGCGGCGGCCGGGCTGATCGGCTATGCCACCGCCTCGTACGGCGTGGGGCAGATCATCGGCCCGCTGTTCGCGGCGCCGCTGGCGCAGCGCACCGGTTCGTTCCAGATTCCACTGCTGGTCGCCGCTGCCGCGCTGGCGCTGGGATCGGTGCTGTTCGCGGCCGTCTGGGCGCGCTCCCGGCGCGTGGCCGCCGCACGGGAAGGGGCTGCCACGCCCTGAGCCGCGAACGGGTGTGGCCCGTGTGCAGAAGTGCCCCTTCATTTATCACAGAAGTGGCATATAATTCGAGGCTCACGACCAAACGGGCGGGTACCAACCGCCCGTTTTTTTTGGTCCATCCGTTCTCGGATCGCCGGGCAAGACCCGGTCTCTCACGGATTTTTTGATCGATGGCGCATTACCTGGCGGCGGGTCTTGCGCATCGTTGAACTGAATAAAAAGGCATCTTCGAACACGTGGCATTGCAGCAGACAGTGGAACAAACCGTGGCCGGGCTCGGCTACGACCTGGTCGAGATCGAACGCTCGGCGGGAGGATTGCTGCGCGTGACGATTGATTTGCCGTGGACGGCCCCCACATCGGAGGCTCTCGCCGCCGGCACGCCCGAGCCCTTCGTCACGGTCGAGGACTGCGAGAAGGTCACGCGACAGCTCCAGTTCGCGCTCGAGGTCGACGGCGCCGAGTACAAGCGGCTCGAGGTGTCCTCGCCGGGCATCGACCGCCCGCTGCGCCACGAGAAGGATTTCGAGCGCTTCGAGGGCGAGGTGATCGACATCACGCTGAAGGCGCCGATCGGCGAGGCGGCGGCCGGCCAGGTGTCGGCCAATCGCAAGAAGTTTCGCGGCACGCTCGAGCGGGCCGCACAGGCGGAAGGGGCCGACGGCCCTCAGGGCTGGCAGATCGTCTGGAGCGACGCGCCGGAGCCCAAGCCGGGTCAGAAGGTCAGCAGGAAGCGCGCGCCGGCACCGTTGCAGGCGCTGGGCTTCGTGCTGGACGAGCTGCGCGAAGCGCGGCTGGCACCCATCGTGGATTTCAAGGGGCGCAAGCCCAGGGCCCCTCAGGGCTCGCAGGACATTGGCGGAACAAAGGTTCCGGACTGACTAGAGGAGTGGTGGCATGAATCGCGAAATGTTGATGTTGGTGGATGCGATCTCGCGCGAGAAGAACGTCGAGCGTGACGTCGTCTTCGGCGCGGTCGAGTCCGCGCTGGCGCAGGCCACCAAGAAGCTGTACCAGGGCGAGGTGGACATCCGCGTCGCCGTCGACCGCGACAGCGGCGACTACGAGACCTTCCGTCGCTGGCACGTGGTGCCCGACGAAGCCGGCCTGCAGCAGCCCGACCAGGAAATCCTGCTGTTCGAGGCCAAGGAAGAGATGCCCGACATCGAGGTCGACGAGTACATCGAGGAATCGGTGGACTCGGTGCCGATCGGCCGCATCGGCGCCATGGCCGCCAAGCAGGTGATCCTGCAGAAGATCCGCGACGCCGAGCGCGAGATGCTGCTCAACGACTTCATGTCGCGCGGCGACAAGATCTTCGTGGGCACCGTCAAGCGCCTGGACAAGGGCGACATCATCGTCGAGGCCGGCCGCGTCGAAGGCCGCCTGCGCCGCAGCGAGATGATCGCCAAGGAAAACCTGCGCAACGGCGACCGCGTGCGCGCCATGATCATGGAGGTCGACCTGACGCTGCGCGGCGCGCCGATCATCCTGTCGCGCTCGGCCCCCGAGTTCATGATCGAGCTGTTCCGCCAGGAAGTGCCCGAGATCGAACAGGGCCTGCTCGAGATCAAGAGCTGCGCCCGCGACCCCGGTTCGCGCGCCAAGATCGCCGTGCTCTCGCACGACAAGCGCGTCGACCCGATCGGCACCTGCGTCGGCGTGCGCGGCACGCGCGTCAACGCCGTGACCAACGAGCTCGCCGGCGAGCGCGTGGACATCGTGCTGTGGAGCGAGGATCCGGCCCAATTCGTGATCGGCGCCCTGGCGCCGGCCAACGTGTCCTCCATCGTGGTGGACGAGGAAAAGCACGCCATGGACGTGGTGGTCGACGAGGAAAACCTCGCGATCGCGATCGGCCGTGGCGGCCAGAACGTGCGTCTGGCTTCCGAGCTCACCGGCTGGAAGATCAACATCATGGACGCCAACGAGTCGGCCCAGAAGCAGGCGAACGAGACCGACGCCGCGCGCCGCCTGTTCATGGAGAAGCTCGACGTCGACGAGGAAATCGCGGACATCCTGATCTCCGAGGGCTTCACCAGCCTCGAGGAAGTGGCCTACGTGCCGATCTCCGAGATGCTCGAGATCGAAGCCTTCGACGAAGACACGGTCAACGAGCTGCGCTCGCGTGCCAAGGATGCGCTGCTGACCATGGAAATCGCCAAGGAAGAGGGCGTCGATACCGTCTCGCAGAACCTGCGCGACCTCGAAGGCCTGAACCCCGACCTGATTCCGAAGCTGGCCGAGGCGGGGGTGAACACCCGCGACGACCTGGCCGACCTCGCGGTCGATGAACTCACCGAGATCACCGGCCTGAGCGCCGATGACGCCAAAACCCTCATCTTGAAGGCCCGCGAACACTGGTTCGCTGGCCAAGAGTGATGGTCATGGAGGCACGAAACGAATATGTCCAGTACCACTGTCGCCGAGTTCGCGAATGAACTCAAGAAGACTCCCGAAACCTTGCTCGATCAGCTTCGCAGCGCCGGTGTGCCCAAAGCGGCCGCCAGCGACGCACTGACCGAGTCGGACAAGCAGCGCCTGCTCGGTTTCCTGAAGGCCAGCCACGGCACTGTCGAGCCCGAGCGCAAGAAGATCACGTTGACCAAGAAGTCGACCAGCGAGATCAAGCAGGCGGACGCCACCGGCCGCGCCCGCACGATCCAGGTCGAGGTGCGCAAGAAGCGCACCTTCATCCAGCGCGACGAAGGCCCCGCGGGTGCCGTCGAGGCACCGGCACCGGTGGCCGCCGCGCCCGTCGCCGCCCCGGCCGAGCCGGCCGCGCCGCGCATCGATGAAGCCGAACTCGCGCGTCGCGAGGAGGAAGCCCGCCGCCAGGCCGAGCTGATCCGTCGCCAGGAAGAAGAGCTGGCCGAGAAGCGCCGCCAGCGCGAGGAAGCCGAAGCCCGCGAACGCGAGAAGGTGGAACGCGCCGAGCAGGCCGAACAGGCCGAGCAGGCACGCCAGGAAGCCGCGCAGGTGGCTCGCCAGGAAGCCCAGAAGAAGGCCGAGACCGAAGCCGAAGCGGCCAAGCCGGTCGCTCGCAGCTCCGCCAACAGTGCCGCCAAGGCCGAGGCCGAAGTCGCCGCGCTGAAGGAAGCCGCGGAAGCGCAGGTCGCCGCCGCCAAGCAGGCCGCCGAGGCCAAGGCCACGGCCCAGGCCGCCGCCGCGCAAGCCAAGGAAGACGCGAAGGCCAAGGCCGCCGCCGAGTCCAAGGCCCGTGCCGACGAGGAAGCCGCGCGTGCGCGCGACCTCGACGAACGTCGCCGCAAGGCCCTGGCCGAAGCCGAGGCCATCCGCGCCATGATGAATGCGCCGGCCCGCGTGCTGGTGCCGCACAAGGCCGAGAAGCCCGCCGAGGTCAAGCCCGCCGGTGGCGTCAAGGGCACGCTGCACAAGCCGACCGCGCCCGGCCCGCGCCGGCGCGCCGGCCGCGCCGGGTGCCGCGGCCGCGCCCGCCGGCGGCGCCGCCGGCAAGGAAGTGAAATCGGCCAAGCTCTCGTCGAGCTGGGCTGGCGACACCGCCAAGAAGAAGGAAATCAAGACCCGCGGCGACGCGAGCGGCGGCGTGGGCCGTGGCAACTGGCGCGGCGGTCCGCGCGGACGCCGCGGCAACGACCGTGGCCACGACGACCAGCAGCACGCACCGGCAGCACCGGTCGAGGCCCGCATCATCGAGGTGCACGTGCCGGAAACCATCACGGTGTCCGAGCTCGCGCACAAGATGTCGGTCAAGGCGTCCGAGGTGATCAAGCAGCTGATGAAGCTGGGCCAGATGGCCACGATGAACCAGGCGCTCGACCAGGACACCGCGATGATCGTGGTGGAGGAAATGGGTCACAACGCGGTGGTTGCCGCGCTCGACGATCCCGAAGCCTTCACCGACGAGGACGTGTCGGCGCAAACCGCCGAGGCCCTGCCGCGCGCACCGGTCGTGACCGTCATGGGTCACGTCGACCACGGCAAGACCTCGCTGCTGGACTACATCCGCCGCGCCAAGGTGGCCGCGGGCGAAGCCGGCGGCATCACGCAGCACATCGGTGCCTACCACGTGGAAACCGAACGCGGCATGGTGTCGTTCCTCGACACCCCGGGTCACGAGGCGTTCACCGCCATGCGTGCCCGCGGTGCGCAGGCCACCGACATCGTGATCCTGGTGGTGGCGGCCGACGACGGCGTCATGCCCCAGACCAAGGAAGCCATCAAGCATGCGAAGGCGGCGGGTGTGCCGATCGTGGTCGCGATCAACAAGATCGACAAGCCCGATGCCAACCTGGACCGCGTGAAGCAGGAACTGGTGGCCGAGGAGGTCGTGCCCGAAGAGTACGGCGGCGACGTTCCGTTCGTCGGCGTCTCGGCCAAGACCGGCCAGGGCATCGACGACCTGCTCGAACAGGTGCTGCTGCAGGCCGAAGTGCTGGAACTCAAGGCGCCGGTGGATGCCGCCGCCAAGGGCCTGGTCATCGAAGCGCAGCTCGACAAGGGCCGCGGCCCGGTCGCGACCGTGCTGGTTCAGTCCGGCACGCTCAAGACCGGCGACGTGGTGCTGGCCGGCTCGACCTATGGCCGCGTGCGCGCCATGCTCGACGAGGACGGCAAGCCGACCAAGACGGCGGGTCCGTCGATCCCGGTCGAGATCCAGGGCCTGACCGAAGTGCCGCAGGCCGGCGACGAGTTCATGGTGATGAGCGACGAGCGCCGTGCGCGCGAAATCGCCACCTACCGTGCCGGCAAGTTCCGCAACACCAAGTTGGCGAAGCTGCAGGCCGCGAACCTGCAGAACATGTTCACCGACCTGTCGGCGGGCGAAGTGCAGACGCTGCGCATCATCATCAAGGCCGACGTGCAGGGCTCGCAGGAAGCGCTCGCGCAATCGCTGCTCAAGCTCGCGACCGAAGAGGTCAAGGTGCAGGTGGTGTATGCCGGCGTGGGCGGTATCAGCGAAAGCGACATCAACCTCGCGATCGCCTCGAAGGCGGTGGTGATCGGCTTTAACGTGCGTGCCGATGCCGGCGCGCGCAAGCTGGCCGAGGGCAATGGTGTCCAGCTGAACTACTACAGCATCATTTACGACGCGGTGGACGAGATCAAGGTCGCCATGTCGGGCATGCTGGCGCCGGAGCGCCGCGAGGAAATCATCGGCTCGGCCGAGATCCGCACGGTGTTCGTGGCCTCGAAGATCGGTACCGTGGCCGGCTCGTACGTCACCTCGGGCTATGTCACCCGCAGCTCGCACTTCCGCCTGCTGCGCGACAACGTGGTGGTCTACACCGGCGAAGTCGACTCGCTCAAGCGCATGAAGGACGACGTCCGCGAAGTGCGCGAAGGCTTCGAGTGCGGTATCAAGCTCAAGAACTACAACGACATCAAAGAGGGCGATCAGCTCGAGTTCTTCGAAATCAAGGAAATCGCGCGTACGTTGTAAAGCGCGCCACGATATCGGGCTCATTGCCGCGTTGCAGCCGCCTTGCCGTACGGATGTACTGTCTGCGGCGGCGCGCCTTGCACTGAGCCCGATCTCGTGACGCTAGTGATTGATCAAATGCCCAAAAGAAAAGCCGCCACTCCCAACCGCGCCTTCAAGGTCGCCGATCAGATCCAGCGCGATCTGACGGAGCTGATCGCGCGCGAGTTGAAGGACCCGCGCGTGGGCATGGTCACGTTGCAGGCGGTGGAAGTCACGCCCGACTATGCGCACGCGAAGATCTTCTTCAGCCTGCTCACCGGCAACGTGGACGAGACCACCGAAGCGCTCAACCAGGCCGCGGGCTTCCTGCGCAACGGCCTGTTCAAGCGCCTGCACATCCACACCGTGCCCACGCTGCACTTCGTGTTCGACCGCACCACCGAGCGTGCCGCCGACATGAACGCGCTGATCGCGCAGGCCGTCGCTTCGCGTTCGAAAGACGACTAGCCATGAATGCGCCACGCACAAGGGTGCAGCGGCGCCCTGTGCATGGGGTGTTGCTGCTCGACAAACCGCTGGGACTGTCCAGCAACCAGGCCTTGCAGAAGGCCAAGTGGTTGCTGCGCGCCGAGAAGGCGGGCCATACCGGCACGCTCGATCCGCTGGCCACCGGCGTGCTGCCGCTGTGCTTCGGCGCGGCCACCAAGTTCAGCCAGCTGCACCTGGACGCCGACAAGACCTACGTCGCCACCGTGCGGCTGGGCATCCGCACCGCCACCGGCGATGCCGAGGGCGAGGTGATCGCCGAGCGGCCGGTCCAGATCACGGCCGAGGACCTCGCGCGCGCCGAGGCGCTGTTCACCGGCCCGATCCGCCAGGTGCCGCCGATGCACAGCGCGCTCAAGAAGGACGGCAAGGCACTCTACGAATACGCGCGCGAGGGCATCGAGGTCGAGCGCGCGCCGCGCGACGTCGTCATCCACGCGCTGAAGATTGCGCAGACCGCGGCCGATGCCATCCGCATCGAGGCCTCGGTCAGCAAGGGCACCTACATCCGCACCTTGGGCGAGGACATCGGCGAGGCGCTGGGCTGCGGCGCCCACCTGAGCTCGCTGCGCCGCACCGCCACCGGCGGCTTCACGGAGGCCCAGTGCATCACGCTCGAGGCCCTCGAGGCCATGGACGAGGACGAGCGGCTGGCCCGGTTGTTGCCTGCCGAATGCCTGGTCGAGGGCCACACGATCGTCACGCTGGGCAGCGAGGATGCAGGGCGCTTTCTGTCCGGCCTGCGTCGGCGCGGGCCGTGGGCCGATGCGGCCCGGGTCGCGGTGTTCGGCGAATCGCCCCCGGCCTTCCTCGGCACGGCCCATGTGGCCGCCCATGAACTGATCCCGGGGCGCTTGCTGAACCCCATCGAAATCCAGCAAATTCTTTTGAACGCACCACAGACCGAAGCGACACCATGACCAAGCAAATCCGCAATATCGCCATCATTGCCCACGTGGACCATGGCAAGACCACGATGGTCGACCAGCTGCTGCGCCAATCGGGCACCTTCGCCGAGCACGAGAAGGTCGTCGACACGGTGATGGACAACAACGCGATCGAAAAGGAACGTGGCATCACGATCCTGGCGAAGAACTGCGCCGTGACCTGGCAGGGCACGCACATCAACATCGTCGACACCCCCGGCCACGCGGACTTCGGCGGTGAAGTGGAACGCGCGCTGTCGATGGTCGACGGCGTGGTGCTGCTGATCGACGCGCAGGAAGGCCCGATGCCGCAGACGCGCTTCGTGACCAAGAAGGCGCTGGCCCTGGGCCTGAAGCCGATCCTGGTGGTGAACAAGGTCGACAAGCCCGGCGCCAACCCCGACAAGGTGGTCAACGCCGCTTTCGACCTGTTCGACAAGCTCGGCGCGACCGACGAACAGCTCGACTTCCCCGTGGTCTACGCCTCGGGCATCAACGGCTGGTCCTCGCTCGAAGAGGGCGCGCCCGGCGAGCAGTGGGGTCCCGACATGTCGGCCCTGTTCGACACCATCCTGAAGCACGTGCCCTCGCAGAAGGGCGACCCGGCCGCGCCGCTGCAGCTGCAGATCTCGGCGCTCGACTTCTCGACCTTCGTCGGCCGCATCGGCGTGGGCCGCATCAGCCAGGGCACCCTGAAGCCGATGATGGACGTGCTGGTGATGGAAGGTCCGGACGGCCAGTCCGTCAAGGGCCGCATCAACCAGGTGCTGACCTTCCAGGGCCTGGACCGCGTGCAGGCCACCGAAGCCGGCCCGGGCGAGATCGTGCTGATCAACGGCATCGCCGACATCGGCATCGGCGTCACCGTGACCGACCCCGCGAACCCGGCCCCGCTGCCGATGCTCAAGGTCGACGAGCCCACGCTGACCATGAATTTCTGCGTCA is from Variovorax paradoxus and encodes:
- the nusA gene encoding transcription termination/antitermination protein NusA, translating into MNREMLMLVDAISREKNVERDVVFGAVESALAQATKKLYQGEVDIRVAVDRDSGDYETFRRWHVVPDEAGLQQPDQEILLFEAKEEMPDIEVDEYIEESVDSVPIGRIGAMAAKQVILQKIRDAEREMLLNDFMSRGDKIFVGTVKRLDKGDIIVEAGRVEGRLRRSEMIAKENLRNGDRVRAMIMEVDLTLRGAPIILSRSAPEFMIELFRQEVPEIEQGLLEIKSCARDPGSRAKIAVLSHDKRVDPIGTCVGVRGTRVNAVTNELAGERVDIVLWSEDPAQFVIGALAPANVSSIVVDEEKHAMDVVVDEENLAIAIGRGGQNVRLASELTGWKINIMDANESAQKQANETDAARRLFMEKLDVDEEIADILISEGFTSLEEVAYVPISEMLEIEAFDEDTVNELRSRAKDALLTMEIAKEEGVDTVSQNLRDLEGLNPDLIPKLAEAGVNTRDDLADLAVDELTEITGLSADDAKTLILKAREHWFAGQE
- the rbfA gene encoding 30S ribosome-binding factor RbfA; this translates as MPKRKAATPNRAFKVADQIQRDLTELIARELKDPRVGMVTLQAVEVTPDYAHAKIFFSLLTGNVDETTEALNQAAGFLRNGLFKRLHIHTVPTLHFVFDRTTERAADMNALIAQAVASRSKDD
- the truB gene encoding tRNA pseudouridine(55) synthase TruB; this translates as MNAPRTRVQRRPVHGVLLLDKPLGLSSNQALQKAKWLLRAEKAGHTGTLDPLATGVLPLCFGAATKFSQLHLDADKTYVATVRLGIRTATGDAEGEVIAERPVQITAEDLARAEALFTGPIRQVPPMHSALKKDGKALYEYAREGIEVERAPRDVVIHALKIAQTAADAIRIEASVSKGTYIRTLGEDIGEALGCGAHLSSLRRTATGGFTEAQCITLEALEAMDEDERLARLLPAECLVEGHTIVTLGSEDAGRFLSGLRRRGPWADAARVAVFGESPPAFLGTAHVAAHELIPGRLLNPIEIQQILLNAPQTEATP
- the typA gene encoding translational GTPase TypA — its product is MTKQIRNIAIIAHVDHGKTTMVDQLLRQSGTFAEHEKVVDTVMDNNAIEKERGITILAKNCAVTWQGTHINIVDTPGHADFGGEVERALSMVDGVVLLIDAQEGPMPQTRFVTKKALALGLKPILVVNKVDKPGANPDKVVNAAFDLFDKLGATDEQLDFPVVYASGINGWSSLEEGAPGEQWGPDMSALFDTILKHVPSQKGDPAAPLQLQISALDFSTFVGRIGVGRISQGTLKPMMDVLVMEGPDGQSVKGRINQVLTFQGLDRVQATEAGPGEIVLINGIADIGIGVTVTDPANPAPLPMLKVDEPTLTMNFCVNTSPLAGREGKYVTSRQIWDRLQKELQHNVALRVNETDEEGVFEVMGRGELHLTILLENMRREGYEMAVSKPRVVFRNVNGEKHEPIELVTADIEEQHQGGVMQALGERKGELVNMEPDGRGRVRLEYRIPARGLIGFTNEFLNLTRGSGLISNIFDSYEPHKGEIGSRKNGVLISMDDGEIFTYALGKLDDRGRMFVKANDPVYEGMIVGIHSRDNDLVVNATRTKQLTNFRVSGKEDAIKITPPIDLTLEYGVEFIEDDELVEITPKSVRLRKRFLKEHERKRASRESAV